The proteins below are encoded in one region of Lactuca sativa cultivar Salinas chromosome 3, Lsat_Salinas_v11, whole genome shotgun sequence:
- the LOC111877629 gene encoding enhancer of mRNA-decapping protein 1-like — protein sequence MPRRYVRKNNNTRPPPPPPPSEVNFAAFQIAVSAIVTAALAHIHNGNNGGGNGQGTGSSNHGMNHGATKACTYKDFSNAKPRTFNGTSGGNVIAANPETFDSAKRLAQKLYDHGNKKGTKTTEKKAKKERDKKKNSRKKGNGDTI from the exons ATGCCTCGAAGATACGTGCGCAAAAACAACAACAcgcgaccaccaccaccaccgcctccgTCGGAGGTAAACTTTGCTGCATTCCAGATAGCAGTATCGGCCATAGTCACTGCGGCATTAGCACATATccacaatggaaacaatggaGGCGGAAATGGTCAGGGAACAGGAAGCTCCAACCATGGAATGAATCATGGGGCCACGAAAGCATGcacttataaagatttctctAATGCAAAACCCCGAACATTCAACGGAACTAGTGGG GGGAACGTGATCGCAGCAAACCCTGAAACTTTCGATAGTGCAAAACGTCTAGCTCAAAAGTTGTATGATCATGGAAACAAGAAAGGCACCAAGACTACTGAGAAAAAAGCCAAGAAGGAAAGAGACAAGAAGAAGAATTCGAGAAAAAAAGGAAATGGGGACACTATTTAG